The DNA sequence TCATTGGCAAGCTGTACGGTCACGGTAACCTGGCCTGGTTCGCCGCCTCGCTGGTGGCCGGGGCGCTGGTGGCCGGCTTCGTTGCCCTCCTGGTCGGGCTTCCCATCCTGCGGCTGAGGTCCGATTACCTGGGCATCGCCACCCTGGGCTTCGGCATCATAGTGAAGGTGCTCATGGACAACTCCAACAAGCTGATTCCCGCCACGGGCGGGGCCACCGGCATGACCGGCACCCCCCGGGTGGCGGACTTCACGTGGATTTTCATCACGACCGTCCTCGTGATCCTGCTGGTGCGCAACTTCGTCTATTCCCGCTACGGGAGGGCCTGGGTGGCCATCAGGGAGGACGAGGTGGCGGCAGATGCCATGGGGGCAAACACCACGCTGTACAAGACCTTGGCGTTTGTGCTGGGCTGCGGGCTGGCCGGCCTGGCGGGGGGCCTGTACGCTCACCGGTACCCGTTCGTACATCCCTCGAGTTTCGATTTCCTGAAGTCCATCGACTTCCTCATCGTGGTGGTACTGGGAGGTCTGGGCAGCTTCACGGGAACCGTAGCCACGGCCATCGGCTGGGTGTTCCTGCTGGAGGGACTGCGGGGGGTCCTGGGCCAGGCCTTCGTGGACTGGCGGGGAGTGGTGTACGCCCTCATCCTGGTGGTCACCATCATCCTGCGGCCCCGCGGGCTGCTCGGTGGCAGGGAGTGGAGCGCGCTGGTACCGAGGGTCCTGGCAGTGCCGGTGGGGAAGGGGGAGCGGCGTGGCGGAACTGGAAGTTGACCGGTTGACCAAGTTCTTCGGCGGGCTGAGGGCCGTTTCGGAGTTCCATCTTACCCTGCAGGAGGGCGAGCTGGTCGGCCTGATCGGGCCCAACGGGGCCGGCAAGACTACCGTGTTCAACCTCATCACGGGCATGATCCCTCCCAGCGCGGGAGAGGTCCGGTTCCGCGGGGACAGCATAGTGGGCTTGCCGCCCTATCGCATATTCCAGAAGGGTATGGCCAGGACGTTCCAGAACATCCGGCTCTTCAAGGAGGCCACCGTGCTCGACAACGTGCTGGTGGGGCTGGACTCCAGGCCGAAGTACGGGTCTTTCCATGCCGCCTTCCGCACCGGGCACCTGAGTGGCGCGGAAGTGAAGTTGAAATCGGAGGCCCTCGACATCCTGGAGACGGTGGGATTGCGGGAACGGGAGGGGGAGCTGGCCAGAAACCTCCCCTATGGTGCCCAGAGGCGGCTGGAGCTGGCGCGGGCACTGGCGGGACGCCCCCGGTTGCTCCTGCTGGACGAACCGGCTGCGGGCATGAACCCGGCCGAGGTGCAGGAGATGGTGCGGTTGATCCGGGATCTCAAGGAACGGTACGGCCTGACCGTGCTACTCATCGAACACCAGATGGGCGTGGTCATGAACCTGTGCCCCCGCATCGTGGTAATGGACTTCGGAGAGATCATCGCCGAGGGTAGCCCGGTGGAGATCCAGCGTAACCCGCGGGTGCTGGAGGCGTACCTGGGGAAGGGGGCCGTGGCCTGATGTTCCTCGAGGTCAAGGATCTGAATGTGTACTACGGCGCCATCCAGGCCATCCACGGTATCTCGTTTCAGGTCGACCAGGGTGAGATCGTCACCCTCATCGGTGCCAACGGGGCCGGGAAGTCGACCACCCTGCGCACCATCTCCGGACTGG is a window from the Bacillota bacterium genome containing:
- a CDS encoding branched-chain amino acid ABC transporter permease, producing MVFPAAAAAFYVVVRALTGAGLINDYWRLILDQSLIIAVASLGLSLIYGFCGQFSLGHAAFYGLGAYTAGLIGKLYGHGNLAWFAASLVAGALVAGFVALLVGLPILRLRSDYLGIATLGFGIIVKVLMDNSNKLIPATGGATGMTGTPRVADFTWIFITTVLVILLVRNFVYSRYGRAWVAIREDEVAADAMGANTTLYKTLAFVLGCGLAGLAGGLYAHRYPFVHPSSFDFLKSIDFLIVVVLGGLGSFTGTVATAIGWVFLLEGLRGVLGQAFVDWRGVVYALILVVTIILRPRGLLGGREWSALVPRVLAVPVGKGERRGGTGS
- a CDS encoding ABC transporter ATP-binding protein; amino-acid sequence: MAELEVDRLTKFFGGLRAVSEFHLTLQEGELVGLIGPNGAGKTTVFNLITGMIPPSAGEVRFRGDSIVGLPPYRIFQKGMARTFQNIRLFKEATVLDNVLVGLDSRPKYGSFHAAFRTGHLSGAEVKLKSEALDILETVGLREREGELARNLPYGAQRRLELARALAGRPRLLLLDEPAAGMNPAEVQEMVRLIRDLKERYGLTVLLIEHQMGVVMNLCPRIVVMDFGEIIAEGSPVEIQRNPRVLEAYLGKGAVA